Part of the Lolium rigidum isolate FL_2022 chromosome 6, APGP_CSIRO_Lrig_0.1, whole genome shotgun sequence genome, tccaaatctTGCTAGGTTCAGAGCCAAATGCACTaacatatcaatggttcatatctaaatccaccaacatgaatttccatgtctagggttcatacccaaatctaccaaatccaccaacactagtggatgaatcggagggaatcgaaggggaataccttgaggaatggaggaggaaggagttggccggatagatctaacgattccttggtcgatttggtggggggcgaaggggaggcggccggcggcggcggttggaggagagaaagaaaggagagaatgaagagaaagatatggtcgggctgggcgcgggcgccacacttaagtggatgtgtggcgcccgtggcatcggcgtcaCACAGGCTAgtttggcgcccgtggcatcggcgccacacatcgagcctcgcaaaacggctaagtcccagacgttccggagcccctggatgttttcgaccgaaaacaTGATATAAGTTTGCATGTGTAGCGCCGTTGGGagtggcgccacacatgctgccatgtcggatgggcgcaccagctcagcggcgagggcgccacgtcggctgggagggtggcgccggcaggaggggcgccacacaaaagggttagattggtgaaatagtttcgccggagggtcagtctgggtcagtctgtgcttttctttcacttttgggttagttttgtgcaaatcgccatcTCTACCACGCCCGTTGACGGCCCGACGACGCCTGTCACGCTCACTGTTGGTCATGCTGCCTCCAAAATGCAGGtgccggtgcgtgcatgcatgaaAAGCGGAGCGAGCAGGCGCGGCCGTCGTTGCCCAGTGCAGCTGCTATCCGGAGACGGCGTGCCCGGTGTACGAGCTGACAAGTTCGGATCTATCCATCTGTCTCGCGCGCGGAAACGCGGCTGACAAGCTGTACGTGCATGCGGTGAACACGGACACGCACTCGGGCGAGTCAAGCGATCGGCGTGAAGAACTCTTTGTCcaagtataagagcatctccagtcgcgtctttcaaaccgtcctccaaacgctgtcggattgagcgtttgggagaTGTGTTTCGTTCGTGTCATATTTGGGGACGTCAGTCCCCAGCCGTGTCCCCTCAAATAAACAttaaagtattttttttttgcatttttatttcaataaacagaaaaaatattccacaaactaatacataatttagaacgtggtttacatgaagatatagtttggaatatggttttccacaaactaatacatagtatgaaccatggttgacacaaatataaaacattgcaaaaaaactaagccTAACTAGGTCAAGCATCGAGGGTTTCGTATGTTTGCTGCCAAGAAAAACACTCGAgtacacacccagtcacctaaactggaaaaatcAGCTGGTGAGGGTgtccctgttggttcttccgagcaAGAACAACCAGAGACCTTCGTGcatatattcgctgcgaagaaacaacactcttcagtcgtcatcctcggtgttgtcgccgtggtagttccgatgaaaacgcgtctcgtcgaacacattGACGCTCATATCcatgtcgccaaagtaggagaacacgagcatgaagccagcttggaggctgtggtggcacgcgaacttctcccagccgatgtggaggtacatcttgccgcgcgcgtcgtacatcacgtccacgatccactggtagtagccgcacgaatcctCCCGCGGATGCAGCGtgcccgggcggtcgtcgccgacgacgaagtcagccttgaggacgaggacgaactcgaacagcacgggcccgtattttttcgccccgtaaaacgcgagtagagggccctgtatccggttttcaccggccgaaaactcggacgagctagcagaacccgtatccccaccctgTAAAACAGatatacggggtggggatacgggttctgctagctcgtccgagttttcggcccctcaaaacagggttttagacaacaatttgcacaacaatttcacatcaaatatagcacatccaaaatatgtgatgcataattcatagttttaacatcacaacgcgatcatagGTAATGTTCAAGCCATGAAAGTTCctaaatgtgatcaaccatcaacgagtccatcgccaccggcgccaccgctcgccggagactcaccttgagcacgagcttgacgtgcagccttcttcctcgcaatgatgtccgccttggtctcgttccaccacgccagctgatcctcgtccatgccgtcggtgcgcatcatcatgatttccctctcctcggccaagagctccttcatggccttggcttctttggctgcgatcatcttcatgtcaagctcggccttcaacttggcatcttccctccttgcttgcaccttggcaagcttcacctcaCTATTCTTGTCGttgatgaggagcttggtctccaacgtcttcatcgtcaatgcctccttggacttcatgagttgatccaacttctcccggaagctagctaTTTCAATttctaccttgaccctctccttggccttcttgttgccctcgggcttgccggtgtttctcccactcatgtcctccgcttcataatccatggtgagcagtgcctccttcttgcactttggctcgttgtcccgcaacttccacttaggaagatgttgaaggatggaaaagcaatgatgaaattgaaattccttgttcttcgagccggccatgtccttgtaccgttgttgagcatacttgggctgcacaacaatagtatgagatgtttccacatcatcaacacataatatggatagcttgtgatgtttccacatcatcaacacaaggaaaacttacatatactccggcacgcatccactaggggggtgtcggccacttgatccatggcaacactccaacgagaacaagccggcttgatgatgttccatcggccttcaagggagcggtaggatctgtccgccatgctcttcgtgcgaggcttcagctggtggtacagatcctcaatgcgctgccaatagcgcttgccgtcttggtccactccggtgcacgcatccatccccaccttgctccaagcacggaccaagatggcgtcttcgatctcactgtagttcgccgtgcgtggcttcggcgtcgacgaagaaccgacggcagccggatcaacctcaaccacctcctcctcgtcaccctcatcctcctcctcgtcatcaatctctttgacgttgcactccccatcgaatgcatcgataccggtgtccaaattcaccgcggaaccgttgagcatgtccatgtaggatgttgtggactcaagatcgaacaccttgtctacgtccatggtgggtgccggcggcgcgggcggcgcatcggacggaacggagggaggagagggcgtGGCCTTGGAGgccggtggaggcgcgaggccgatgcggctaattgcctttgtccgcaccttggccggcgcggcgcccctcggcccggccgccttggtcttcatcctgcccgccttcttggcagccggcggggcTTCGCCCGGTGAAGCTGCGGCCGGCGAAGCTGCCGCCGCCGCAGGAGCTTGGAAGAATTGCTTCGGaaacctcttcctcttcgacgggatggtggcggagatcatggccgacaccACGCCGGCGTTCGGCGcacctccgacggggacatcgaCCACCGCGGCCGGAGGAGATGCATCGTcggcggtaggcggctcttgcggacgatccatggcagcgggatccggccgggaagggcgcgggggaggagatcgggcggcggcgttggcggttggcttcagcgaaatCCTTCACGCGCAGTGGAGTGGGCGATACTAGTTTCGTcctctatccccgctcccaccccgcacaagtagggggcgacgacccgccccgtaatccaaaacagcaaaaaacgatgcgggggccgtttttacggggcgtgctagacagccgggtagagccgaaacccgtatatcggcggttattatacgggtttgccccttttacggggtctgttagacatgaccCATGATGTCTTGCTTGCCAGATGCCACAAAGTTATAACAAAAGGCGCCAATTCTTCATGTCTTTTAGAAGAAAATAGAACATCCAGTTCTGCAATCATCGCTGCATCGATCGATCATCGATCAGGTTTTCTTCCAGTTACACCCGGTACGAAGGAAACGAATCACTCGAAAGTAAAGTAGTAAACACTGAGATTGACGAAGTAGTAGAACGCGCAGCCCTGCTTGTATGCGTAAGGTGTACACAATACCTAACCGTAGGGCGAGGTGCAGCAGGAAATGCTCGGAAGGTCGGCTCCTTTCCTTGGTCTGCAAGTCCCGCTCTTTACAGCCACGCCGGAAGCTGTTCTTCCTTCTGCGAGTGCGGCAAGCAAGGAACAAATCGGAGCCGCATGCACCGCCCGTGCCCCTATGTATCCATGCATATAAACTGTAATCCAGTCCAGTTTCCTGAAAGCGTCAGGTATTCCACTCTTTACTGCCTCGATCGTCAGGCCGTCAGAGAGGTCTCATATAACCGCGGCGGTCTTCTACCAAAGTACATTCAGGGAAAGAAAATGGCCGATAACCTCAAGCCCGTCGCCCTGTTCCTGCTGCTGCTCAACTTCAGCATGTAcacgatcatcgccatcatcggcgGATGGGCGGTCAACTTCGCCATCAACCAGGGCTTCATCATAGGTACTTGTACTGTTCGTCCAAACGCTCAGGCTGGAACATAAATGAAGAACGGACGGTCCTGTCTCCGCATGGTACTGCTGCCGAGTAATTCTCTTGTTTCCTGCACAGGCCCCGAGCTGCGCCTCCCGGCTCACTTCCACCCGATCTTCTTCCCCATCGGCAACTTCACCACCGGCTTCTTCGTGGTGTTCGCGCTGCTGGCCGGCGTCGTCGGGGCGGCGTCCTGCATCGTGGGCTTCACGCACCTCCGGTTCTGGAGCTACCACAGCCAGCAGCCCGCGGCGTCGCTCGGCCTGATCGCCTGGGCGCTCACCGTCCTCGCCATGGGGTACGCACCTGATCGAACATCATCTCTCTCGCCCGTAGCAAATCAATCCTTCCGCTCTGATAGTAACGGTGAATCTTTATCGTTGCAGGCTGGCTTGTCAGGAGATCTCTTTTGACCGAAGAAATGCGAAGCTGGTAAGATTTCCTATTCGTTTTTGTTCTCTGAACTTTCGTCAGACATGGCCTGTGTGCTGACTGAAACTTTGCGGGGGCAAATTCGCAGGGGACCATGGAGGCGTTCACCATCGTCCTCTCGGTGACGCAGCTCTTCTACGTGCTCGCGATCAAGAGGGGAAGCCACGGGCCCGTCCCGGTTGAACGGCACAACACCCTGGGCCGCTGATCGGGCCGGAGGTTATGCACGGATAGAAAAATGTGCAAGAAACAGAGGCGCCGGAGAATGTACGTGTACTTGTCGTGGTCTTGCTTTTCGTTTGGTGAGATGATTGTTTGAGTGGGATCGAGGAAAATTGAGGGCTTGCGTTTCCGTTCATCTGCACGTTTCTGCTTTCATTTGGCCTTCGGGTTTATTGATTGATGGTGAATTCAAGCATCTGGAAAGGTCACATGTGCTCTCTATTTCTATGCTGACAGAGATCAGAAGCAAATAATATAACTTTCACTTTCTCTTTTTCTTGATCatgctctttttctttttattaccCCTCCACTCCACCTCCGCTCCACAACTTCTGTTATGGTTTTTGTTCAAAATTATGGAACCGGATGGAGTGGCTTATTAGGCCATGTCCAATGTGGCCATCTACTTTTTTAGATAAAGTGATTATATTAATACTAGCCAAGTGCTCGCGCATTGTTGCGAGTccttataagagcatctccaccagcggcCCCAAATAGGCGTTGGCAGGGGCGCCGATACTACCGTATGGGGGTCACCGGTACAACATTCTCTATTTGAGGATGCTGCTCCCGCACCGCCCCCCCCCCATACGTCAGCCCCGATAGAATTTGAAACTTAAAATGACATTTAAAACCGAAATTCATACAAAATCACTCgaatttaaacctaaataaaacttaaacttaaccCTTATTTACCGGTTGTCGGTTGAGGCATGCGACGGGCCTGGCTACTTGAAATGTGAATGTTTGTCATGGAGACAGGCATCACATAAGAGCTTCTTAATACGAAGCAACAGAAAAATTGGTAATGGCACATACTCCGGTGCAGATATATATAGGTAATATGAAGACAAATATTTATTCATATAAAATTATTAGTCGTAGTTGGTTCAATAAATATGAAGACAAACCTCCCTCCGGCCCGATTTACTTGATGCGGCCCTGTACAATTGTCATTTTGTGAAAACCCCCTCATGAATTACGTTCTTCTCAAACGTGGTCCTTATTTCGAAATTCCTGATCAGACATCCCGTCCCGTCCCGTCCCACGCCGGAGCTCCGACCCCGTCCCGTGCCGGAGCTGGGCTCGCGCGCTCGACGTCGACGGTGAGCCTGCACCCCTGCCGGCCGTTGCGGCCTCTCAGGAGTAGAGGAGGCGGGGCCTCTAGGAGCGAGAGGAGGCGGGGCCTCAAAGAGCAGAGGCGACCTCTCCCGCCGGCCGTTCCCACATCCAGCAGCTCCCTCGCGGCTCCGCCGTTGTCCTCAGCTCCCACCCGCCATGCCGCTGCTCCGCTAGCCGCGGGGTCGCCCCACCCGAGGCGCCGGGGAGTAGAGCCGTTCGCCCCGCCGCTGCGGCCGCAGGAAAGGGTGGACGGTGGAGAGCTGGACTTGCACCGAGCTTCTTGTAAGGTTTGCTCATGCTGCCTCTCCCTTGCCGTAGGTGTAGATGTAGTTGCCGATCCCCGCTGCTAGTTCCTCTCTGAAGAAGGGTGCAGATTCACTACAACATGACCACCCATATACCAACGCATCCTTTGCTACGGTAGAAATTATGCGTTGCGGTGTATCAAACTCCCCACCTGTCTAACCTCCACgcctttctttttgccaaaaaaaaGGAACCACTCCACACGCACGTTCAACAGATAAGGCGTGGCTTATTATAACTACACCATCGTTATCTCCCTAAAaatataataaaggagctaacgtttccgtggtttggtccgtcatAATACACTTTCGTCCGTTTAAGTATACGATTTCGTCCACCGCACGGTTTAGCCTCTCCGTTCAAGAAAACAACTCTAGATCAATGTTTTAGGTTCCGTACGTATTGGGCACGTTTGCTAACTCTATGCACAAAGCAGCTGGGCTCCTTCGTCGGGCGCAAGGAGTACTCTAGGCTCGGCACGGCAGGAACCGGGTCAGATACGGTCTCCAGAGTCAAAGACGAGGTGCCCAGCCATACAAAATCTCAACCCCACCTCGATCTGATCGAGGCCGCAATACCCGACGTGGTCCTCAGATCGCATCCTCGCTGCGACGTCGGCAGAGCTTCTCGGCGCAGCTCCCCACGACCTCTACTGCGGTATATATGGCGGCGGTGGATGACACCGGCCGGCTCCCACGTGTTCCTCCGCAATGCCACGGCATCGCTCGTGTTGAATTGTCGCGTCGGCTCCATGCGTTCCCGCCGGAGGTCACACCCCACCCCTGTCAACGCTGCCCCCGCCCCTAGCTTCTCACCATGCCAGGAAGAAGAGGATGTGACAGATCGAGTCGCACCTCCTGTTGGGATTGGGCGATCAGGGGATTATTCAATCTCTTCGTATGTTAGATCCAGACAAAATTCGTGGCGACGTAGCCCCGGTTCCTTCGGTCGCCATCGCACGCAGCGAGACGAGGTGTTCCCTTATCGAGCAAGGTTAGGATTGGCGAACGATCGGTCGACGACAGCAGCTTGACTGTGTCCGAGGCTCCGAGAAAATCTCTCCGTCGGCACCAACGAGGATAAGGAGATCTACCTGTTTCAAACCTGAGCAGGAACGTGATGTCTTTGATGGATGGTTGGCAACGGTGCATGAGCATCATCCTATCGTGGACAGAAGGAAGTCAGCGGCGGAGCTGGATCTGAGCATCAGCATTGTTGCGGACATCCGGCGGCCGCGCGGCGGATGAGCGTGTGGAGGATTACAAAGGGTCTTTGAAGTAGCACTGTAGCAGACCTCGCTGACAGGATAAGGTGAGAACGAGAGCAGCCGGGGTGCAGTGCGACGTGTGCATCCAGAGCAAGCTGGTGTGCTGGTCGACCTTGCATGTGCCGCTGATGTCGTAGAGGTTGCAGCCAATACCGTGAGCCCGGAGCCCGGAGCAGTGAGCAGCTTGATGCCGGCAACACCATCGTATATGTATATGACTCCATTTAGAGAAAATATAGTGCTGGCGTACATGCGGTTAAGTTTATGCGGTCGTCTCTTGTACTGCGCCGCTCAGCCACCCTCGACTTCCTCCGAAACCTCGACAGCTCAACCGCTCCGGCAAGACGGGTATCCAATACCATATTGGAATATGGCATCCTAGGCTGGAAAAATTAAGTGTTCacacatttgatttttaattgtgTTTGCAAGCTGTTTCTGATCACCCACATGCGATGGACCACATAGAAGCTGTGATATTATTTGATGGGAGACAGTGCAGTAGGCTAAATTCGTGATTGCAGTTGGTACTGAAGACTGTAATCAATACTCTTGGAAAATATAGTTGTGTTAAGCAAACCCAAGGACTGATGTTTCCTATATCATTTGGGTTTGCTACATGATGTGTAAGTTTAATTAGATGCTTCCCGCCAAGACTGAAATTGGGATAAACACTCAGCTGAGCAGGGTGATgcaggaggggaggggagggtggCGGCAGCAGGAGCACGGGGTTGAACAATGGCATTGAATAGGTACGAAGGCAGAGCCATGCGGTGAAAGGCGGAGTGCAGGTAGATGGTGCGTTGCTCAGGTTCTCTCGGAATTAGTAGAAAGAGTAGAAATTTCAAACAAAAGGATCTGAACTCACTTAtaggaaaagagaaaaaaaaaaccaaattaATACCAAGAGCTCCTAATTGAATTCCTTTTTGAAGTTGAGTTCATCTTAAAGGGTTGGGTTTCCAAATAGTTATTTTGAATAAAAAattaaccgtagcaacgcacgggtatttgtgCTATCTCCCTAAAAAAAAGCTCCACCATCCTTCCCCAGATTTCCCTTCACACGCCTCCACCTCCAGGACTCTCGCCTGCCATCGATCTAACCATGTCGCCTCCGCCACCTCCTGAACAACAGGTCGACGAGCCGGCCTGTGAACTTCCGCTGCCGTAGATGATTCACCATTGATTTTGGAAAGAACCTGATTATGGTGGTTCGTTTTTCCATCGGGGTCTCACTAGAGAGCGTATGATGGTAATTTCTTTGATCGGCCATCGAGAACTCCAGATCCCTAAAATTAAACTTCTGGAAATTATAGGCCCGCTTCAcccgtttttctttttttcttggaTCAGGTTCGGTGCTTCTTGTGCAGCCTGGTGTCTTCTggattcttgtgttcttggtcggACCTCTATTACTGCAGTTCCTAAACACCCACCGCTCATGCTACCACAAAGTAGTACTCTCATATTACTGTGTGTGTGCCTATTTTACTCTCTGATGAAATTTCTGGTATGTTCGGTTCAGATGGTAGATTATCACTTCTACAATCTTTTTTTGCAGCTTGGTCCTCTTCTAGTGTTGTACGTGTAGTGTCTGACTTCTATGTGCTGACAGAATTTATTTATTTGTTCGAAGTGTGAACATCCAGCCTGTGCATTACTCGTATCTTAGATGGATCAGCCTCTACCTGCAAAAAAAGATGGACCCGCCTCTCTGAATGTTGATACTAGCTCATGGTATGACTTATGATCCTTGATTGTGCTTTTATCTTCTGAAATACTTTCATTAATTTTTAGAGCACCAAATTTTCATATGTATCAGTTCCAAGCAGTTGAATATGTATCTGCAACTTGAATTCTTTTTGTTGAATTACTTTGCTTCGATTAACTGTGCTAGAGCATAATTTGTTCTTGTGGCTTCGTATGTCAATGGTATTCAACCTCGGGAAAGATAAGGCACATATAGCTTAGTGCAAAACTGCGGAAACACGGACGTCCGTCCAATGTCAATACGTGCCAACATGTATTTTCTTAATGTAAGTGATATTGACTTCTGCATTTTTTCCCTCTTTTATCAGTTGGAATATCCATGTATTTAGGATTATTTCAAGAGACTTGTAGCTCAGAAACCTGATTTTGCAAACACCAGTAATGTATATATATAGCTTGCATGCAAATGTAATGTCTTCAATACGGTACCAGGAATAGACATGTCTGGACATGTACATGGACCAGGAATAATTCTGAATCCTGATCAGGTATTTGATGTACTATAAACTTCATCCACTGTCAGACCGCTAGACTTCAGATAGAAAATATTGATCAACACATGAAAAACCAAGATGCTAAGATGCTAGATGAGAAGACACAAAACCCTTAACACATAGGTAGATCGAAAGAGAGTTTCCAATACTAAATCCATATACTCATATTTATTATGTATTATAAGATGCTTTCGGTCAAATATCTACATGCAATATGCATCTTTAGGAATGTTTAAGGTTTAATAAAAGTATCGAATTCATTTGAGTAAACATGATCATACTCTTATTTGGTTTTCAATCTGCAAAGTGTATATTGTGATCGTCAATAAAGAACTTGTTACCGTTGGGAAACAGAATGATCAGATGCTAGTGAACTTCTGCATTAACTATTTCGAGTATGTATTTTATAGAAAAGAAACTCATCTCTTACCCTTCATAGCTGAGCAAGGAAAACTTTCTAAATGATCTAGACATGCAACCTTGAAACATGTGGTCTGGTAATAGATAAATTATATGCAATAGGTTGGATCTATATTATTTTCGTAGTGCGTGTTGATGCTACAATAGCAAGATCTGACTGGTTCACACACCAGTCCAAAAGGTCAAAATTATCCCTAATGGTATTGTTACTGACTTACTGAAATATATGTTTCTGTGGTTGTAGATTGACAAGTTAAATGGATGATGCGTGGGTGAGAGATGCTGATAGCAATGATGAGGATATTGCTACTACTTGATAGTGTTACAGAATGTCTTAGAATGCTATCGTACATTGCCAATGTTTAGAGATTTTTTGTTCTTTGGGTCATGTTCTTTGTAATACAACAAAGTTtatttaatatattttctttatgttcGCTATATAGAAGCTGTGGTGCACTACCGGCAAGGACCAAATATTTTTTGATTGAAATATATTAATGTCATAAATTCTTCCTGATATAGAACAATCCTTCTAAACACTCCAATGATCGGTGTGTGTTCATTTAAACCCCATCCGTGCAGGTTAACTACTAACGCATTGGATGTGTTGTTAGGCTCTAACTATATACGTTGCCATGTTACAACGCTTCTCTGCATACATTACCAACGGATATATATGTGTTGTTGTAGACTCTTGCAACGCCACCAACGGCAACGCATCCTGGATCCGTTGGTAAAAGCCATTGCAACGCATATATAGACATTCAGAAGCACATCGATGCGTTGCTGAAGGGGGGTCCTGTTGTAGTGATTCTCCCTTGCCGtaggtggagcttgtgctgctccTCGCTGCTAGTTCCTGCCAATTGTAAACAATTAAGATTTCTTCATGTTAGCTAGGTTCACAGTGCATATTTTGCAAGATAGACAAAGCTGGCAACCATGGGGAGACAGCTCTGGCATTACAAAGTGGTCTATGAAAACTCACTCCACGGATCCGCTTGCCTGTCCGCGCCGAAGGTTACGGAAGCAAGAGTGGGATACCAGCTGACAGCACCCAAGGTTATCCGGTTGACACCGATCTCCTCGGAACAAACTCCGAATCTTCCAGGACAGGTTTCTTTGATGAATCTTCGAGCGAACTCGCTGAGATGATCATGCTCTGGCGCATGACCCCGGCAAGAGCTGATGGAACAAGCAATGACCGTGCTGTTGTGGCGCCTGTTTGCCAATGGGCGCCTCTCGAGTCTCATGCCGGAGGTCATGATCCGCGATCTGATCTGGTTCCCGACAGCTGGTGGAGTCTCGTTGCATTTCCTGGTGCGGCAGAGGCATCTCGTTGCATTAGCCTGGAAAAAGGCTGTATTAGGCACATTTTCAAGTACTCACATAAGTATATAGGTAGTCACGGGAAAAACCATTAAGGTTATCCAAATTGTAGAGAGTTGGCTTAAAGACTGAGAAAACAAACAATGGGCAAGAAATTTAGCACAACATGGTAGAAGCTAAAATAAACTGCTTATAGAACTCGTGTTGTTTATTATATGGTCTACTTCTCTGTTGTCAAACTTAAATATATCAGCACTACAGGCTGAGTACAGAATAGGGTACAGAACAGGTTTGCTACAATAGAGGAATTGAGTATTCTAGATAAGGGGATTGCAGTTGTTGATTAATTTGCTCCACTCACTACAAGAAATGGgatatttgttgacgaaaaccgtggtgacaaaaatgcataccgtcatggatgtgtccttataggtgatgAATTCATCTTCCGTCatgcatttaaggtaatgcttgacggtatgatttttcgtcaacaaaaaatcatcacccattacccaaccgggaagggcttccatcgtgtctgttaataggtgacgaaatcaaagatcgtgGTGTATGTAAACCGTGATTTGCATATACAACGGATCCACATAGCAGGTAAAtaatactaagttactttattaaatgttattagttttatatatcatgcgtgacccacttgtcaggaacatatttaattaa contains:
- the LOC124663823 gene encoding membrane protein PM19L-like — its product is MADNLKPVALFLLLLNFSMYTIIAIIGGWAVNFAINQGFIIGPELRLPAHFHPIFFPIGNFTTGFFVVFALLAGVVGAASCIVGFTHLRFWSYHSQQPAASLGLIAWALTVLAMGLACQEISFDRRNAKLGTMEAFTIVLSVTQLFYVLAIKRGSHGPVPVERHNTLGR